TGACGAGCAACGTCGGTTTTCTGTCGCGGCTGGTGGCCTGTCCGGCGTTTGCCAATGCCGATCTCGACACGGGCCTCATCGAGCGCGAGCACGAATTCCTGTTTCCCGCCCAAACCGAGCCGCCGCGCGAGGCCTGGCTGCTCGCGGCGCTCGCGGAACTGCTGGGTGACCGCAACTTCGCCCGTGACCATGCCCAGGCCAGCGCCGATCCGCACTCGCCCTGGCACCTTCGCGACGGCTGGCGCCTCAATGGCATGGCGCGGCGCACGATCCTGCTGCGTGTCGGTGGATGCGAGAAGCGCATCGTCGCCGCCTTTGACGGCGATGACTTCATGCTCGAGCTCGACGACCGTGCCGTGGCGGCGGCTGGCGAGCTGCGCGACGATGGCACGCTGCGTGCCGCACTCGACGGTCGCCGCCTGACGGCGACGGTGATCGCCGCCGGCGAGAGACGTCACGTGTTCTTCGATGGCCTGGGCTTCGTCTTCGCCGCGATCGATCCGCTGCATCATGCCGGCGAAGGGGGCGGCGCGGAAGGCAGTCTTGCCGCGCCGATGCCGGGCAAGGTGGTCGCACACCTCGTTGCGCCCGGTGCGCGGGTCGAGAAAGGCACGCCGCTCGTCGTGCTCGAAGCGATGAAGATGGAGCACACGCTCATCGCGCCCACCGCCGGCATCGTCCACGCCTTCCATTACGCGCCTGGCGAACAGGTGGCGGATGGGGCAGAATTGGTGGCCTTCGAACCCAGCCACTGAAAACCCGTATGACCCTGCCCACCACCGCTCGCCTCGTCGAAGTCGGGCCGCGCGACGGCCTGCAAAACGAACCCCAGTTCGTCCCCACCGCGACCAAGATCGCACTGATCGAACGCCTCATCGACTGTGGTCTCGAGTGCGTCGAGGCCACCGCCTTCGTTTCGCCCAAGTGGGTGCCGCAGATGGCCGATGCAGCCGAGGTGCTGCGCGGCATCACATACCGGCCTGGCATCTGTCATCCTGTGCTGGTGCCGAACGAAAAGGGGTTGGAGGCGGCGCTTGCCGCCGGCGCGAAGGAAGTCGCCGTGTTCGCTGCCGCTTCCGAAGCCTTCTCGCAAAAGAACATCAACTGCTCGATCAAGGAATCGCTCGAACGCTTCAGGCCAGTGCTCGCGCGCGCGAAGGATGCCGGGATCAAGGTGCGCGGCTATGTTTCCTGCGCGCTCGGCTGCCCTTACCAGGGCGAGGTGCAGCCGATCGCCGTCGCCGATCTCGCCTGGGCGCTATTCGAGATGGGCTGCCATGAGATTTCGCTCGGCGACACCATCGGCACCGGCACGCCGGAAAAGACCAAGGCGCTGATCGATGCGGTGGCGCGCCGCGTGCCGATCAAGAAGCTCGCCGGCCACTTTCATGACACCTATGGCATGGCGATCGCCAACATCTATGCCGCCTTGCAGGAGGGTGTGAACGTCTTCGATGCCTCGGTCGGCGGGCTGGGCGGTTGCCCTTACGCGAAGGGGGCTTCCGGCAACGTCGCCACCGAGGATGTCGTCTGGCTGCTCAAGGGGCTGGGCATCGATTGTGGTGTCGATCTGGACAAACTGGTCGACACTGCGCAGTGGATCTCGATGCAGCTGGGCCGCGAACCGGCATCGAAAGTGGCGCGGGCGCTGCTCGCCAAACGTGCCGCATGACGAGCGAAGAGCTCTACCCCTGCATCGGCGTCTGCCTGCCAGACGAAGATGCAGCCTATTGCATCGGCTGCGGCCGGCCCTGGGGCACGCCCAGCCCGGAAGGTGCCGTCCCGCCAGCGCCGACTTTTGTCGATGAAGCCGAGCCCGCGCCTACCTGAGACCGTCCGGGTCATCGAACGCGGCTGGCTCTCCTCCAACAACATCCTGTTGTTCGATGGCGACGAAGCGACGCTGATCGACAGCGGCTATGCCGGCCATGCGGCGCAGACCGTCGCGCGCGTAAAGTCGGCGCTGGCGGGACGGCATCTCGTTCGCATCCTCAACACCCACGGCCACTCCGACCACATCGGTGGCAACGCGGCGCTCAAACGCGCATTCGGCTGCGCGATCTTCATTCCCGCCGGTATCGAGCAATACATCCGCGACTGGGACGAGCACGCCCTGCTGCTCACACCGGCGGCACAGCGCGGCGAACGTTTCGATCATGACAGCGTCGTGCATGCGGGAGAGACGCTGCGCATGGGCGGGTTGGACTGGCGGGCGTATGCCGCGCCGGGCCACGATCGCGACGCCCTGGTGTTCCATTGTCCCGATGCGCGGCTGCTGATTTCGGGTGATGCGCTCTGGGAGAATGGCTTCGGCATCATCTTTGGCGAGCTGTTTGGACAGCCCGGCGCGCTCGCCGACACGCGCGCGACGCTCGATTTGATCGCCGGTCTGGAAGTCGAAATCGTGATTCCCGGTCACGGCCAGCCGTTCGGTGACGTGCCCGCCGCGCTCGAGTGCGCCTACCAGCGCCTCGCCGCTTTCGAGGCCGATCCCGAACGGATGGCGAAGAATGCCCTCAAGGCCTGCTTCGTCTTCAACCTGCTCGACCTCGGCGGACTGCCGCGCCCACGGCTGGAGAGCTATCTCGCTGGCGTGCCACTCTTCCGCGATGTCGGTACGCGCCTGCTAGGCATGGACATTGCCACGCTCGCGGACTGGCTGGTGTCCGAATTGAAGCGCGGTTGCGCGCTGGAGGAGCATGACGGCATGTTGCTGCCGACGATGGCGGCGTGAGCCACCGGAGGCTGCCGCCGGCTGTCACAGCCGCGCGATGCCGGGCAGGAAAACCTCGGTGACCAGCAGCGGTCGTCCGAGGCGGCAAAAACGCGAGCGGCGCGCCCAGAGGGTCGGCAGCGGCTCACCGAGTGCCTGCTCGGCATGGCGGTGGAGCGGATGACGGGCAGTCAGGCGCGCCGCGCTCAACGGGCCGCGGCAGATCGACGGGTCGGCGAACAGGGCGGCGCCGAGCGGCCGCGAACCGATGGCCTGTGCCATGTGCCAGGCACCATTCAGATCGCGCGGCGCGAGCACGCTGTGCGCGAACACCACCGGCAGGCCGTTGGCGAACAGCAGCACCTCGCGTGTCCAGGCGTAACGCCCCAGGGGCAGCCCGATCAGCGTGCGCTCGTCGGGAAGGGGAGGCGCGCGTCGTTCGCCGAGCACACGGACTTCGAAGCTTGTGCAGCGTAAGACGATGCGCGCGGTGAGCGAACCTGGATCGGCGAGCCAGGGACGCAACCAGGCCGGAGCACCCGCCAGGGCAGGGTCGGGTTTCCAGCGGAACTCCTGGCGAGACATTTCGAGCGCTGCGTGGGGAGGGAAGGGTAGCGATGCTACCATAGGACGCATCAGCTTCTTCTCAGGCTTCCGATGCAACTCGTGCTGATCAGCGGTCTGTCGGGTTCGGGCAAGACCATCGCGTTGAACGTCCTCGAAGACGCGGGCTATTTCTGCGTCGACAATCTGCCGGCGGCGCTGCTCTCGGGGCTCGCCGGCCATCTGCTGCGCGAAGGGCACGCGCGTGTCGCGGTGGCGATCGACATGCGCGGCGGCAGCGGCATCGCGGCCTTGCCCGCACAACTGAAGCAGCTCGCCGCGCATCGCATCGACGTGCGCTTCCTGTTTCTCGACGCGCGCGATGACGTGCTGATCCAGCGTTTTTCCGAAACGCGCCGACGCCATCCGCTCGCCAGCGGCGACAAGACGCTCGCCGAGGCGATCGCCGAGGAACGCGCCGCGCTGGAAACCCTGAAAAGCCTTGGCCACCGCATCGACACCAGCCATCTGCGGCCGAATGCCCTGCGCGCGATGGTCAAGGATTTCATCGACCTGCAAGGCGATGGCGCAGGGCTGATCCTGCTGTTCCAGTCCTTCGGCTTCAAGCATGGCCTGCCGCTCGATGCCGATCTGGTCTTCGACGTGCGCTGTCTGCCCAATCCGCACTACGACCCGCTGTTACGCCCGCTCACCGGGCGCGATGCGGCGGTGATCGAGTTCCTCGAAGCGCAGCCCGAAGTGATGCAGATGTTCGCCGACATCCGCCAGTTTCTGGAAACTTGGCTGCCGGCTTACATTCGCGACAACCGCGCTTATCTAACCGTCGCCTTGGGCTGCACCGGCGGACAGCATCGCTCGGTCTGGTTCGCCGAACGTCTGGCCGCGCATTTCCGCCACAAGGCGCGCGTGCTGGTGCGCCATCGTTCCCTCATCGAATGAAACACTGGCTGGCACTGATGCGCTCCGGTGATTGGCTCACCGTGGCCTTGGGCACGTTGCTCGTCATGTCGGCCTTTGCGCTGGCATGGACTGGCGGTCGTCCCGAACGCGCCGTGATACGCGTCGAAGGCAAGGTGGTGGCCGAGTTTCCGCTCGACGCGCCGCGGCGCTTCTCGGCACGCGGCCCGTTGGGCGAAACGGTGATCGAGATCGCGCCCGGCCGCGCGCGCGTGCTCTCCGATCCGGGCCCACGGCAGTATTGCGTGCAGCAGGGCTGGCTCATCCGCCCCAATGCGATCGCCATCTGCGCGCCGAACCATGTGAGCCTTTCCCTTTCCGGGCGCGAGCCGAATCATGACAGCCTCAACTATTGAGTTGAAAGTCACCGAGACCGATCGCCGCATCGCGCGCTATGCGGCGGCGGCGATCGCGCTCGCCGTCGCCGAGGGGGCGTTACCCTCGCCTTTGCCCGGCATCAAGCCGGGACTCGCCAACATCGTCGTGCTGATCGTGCTCATGCGCCATGGTTGGCGCGAGGCGGCCTGGGTGTCGCTGTTGCGGGTGGTGGCCGGCAGCCTGTTGATCGGCCAGTTTCTCGCTCCCGGTTTCTTTCTTGCGCTCGCCGGGGCACTCGCCAGCCTCGCCATGCTCCTCTTGGCCTCGAGGTTGCCGCGGCGCTGGTTCGGCGCGGTGACGGCGAGCGTGCTGGCCGCCTTCGCGCATGTCGGCGGGCAGCTCCTGCTCGCGCGTCTGTGGCTGGTGCCCCACGACGGCGTGTTCCTGCTCGCGCCACTTTTTGGCGCATCGGCACTGGTTTTCGGTATCGTGAACGGTCTCATCGCCGCCCGCCTTTTGGAGCAACCCACTTGAAAACCATCGCCGTCGCCTGGACTGGGGCTTCCGGCCTGCCTTACGGTCTGCGCCTGGTCGAGTGCCTGATCGAGGCCGGCTGCCGCGTCTGGCTCTTTTACTCGCCAGCGGCGCAGATCGTCGCCAAACAGGAATGCGATCTCGTGCTGCCTGCGCAGCCGCGCGAAGCGCAACGAGAGCTTGCCCAACGCATCGGCGATGGGAAGGGGCTGCTCACGGTATTCGGCCGTGAGGACTGGATGGCGCCGCCGGCCTCCGGCTCCAATCCCCCCGATGCTTACGTCATCTGCCCATGCACGATGGGCACACTCGCCGAAGTCGCCGCCGGCACGGCCAAAGACCTCATCACGCGTGCCGCCGACGTGGTGCTCAAAGAGGGCAGGCCCTTGATCCTGGTGCCGCGCGAGACGCCGTTATCGATGATCCACCTCGAGAACATGCTGAAACTTTCCCGCGCCGGCGCGGTGATCCTGCCGCCTTCCCCCGGTTTCTATCACCGACCGGCCGACATCCAGGGGCTCGTCGATTTCGTCGTCGCGCGCATCCTCGATCGCCTCGGCATCGTGCATGCGCTGATGCCGCGCTGGGGAGCGGAACGTGACTGAAATGGAGCTGCCGCTGTTCCTGCTCAACGTCGTGCTGCATTCCGGAGGGCGCATGGAGCTGCGCGTCTTCGAGACGCGTTACATGGACATGGTGAAAGAATGCCTGCGCCGCAATGCGCCGTTTGGCGTCTGTCTGATCGCGCAGGGCAGCGATCTCGCCGTGCCCGGCCGGTCGACGGCCGAACCGCGCGCGGTGGGGACACTGGCGACGATCGCCGACTGGCAGATGCCGCACCTCGGTATCCTGCACATCGTCACCCACGGCGGCCAGCGCTTCCGCATTCTGTCATGGCGACGCGAGAGGAGCGGACTGGTGCGCGCGCGCGTCGAATTGCTGCCCGAGCCGCCGGTCAGCCCGATTCCCGGCGACTATGCACGCCTGGTGCCGATGCTGCGCCAGCTGATCGAATCGCTCGAGGATCAGCCGCCCAAGCCTCACCGCTTTTACGATGCCGCCTGGGTGGCCGACCGCTGGGCCGAGCTTTTGCCGTTGCCGATGGACAAGCGTCAGGAGATTCTCGAACTCGACGACGGCGTGGCGCGGCTCGACGCGATCTATCGCTTTCTCGAAGAAAGTTAACCGACGACGTTGTCGGCGACATCGACCCGCACGGCCGGCCGCGCCAGCATGCTGGCCACCGCGTCGGCATACTGCTGCGTCCAGGCGTCCGGCTGGGCGAAGCGCTTCTCGCCGGCGTATTTGGCGATGCCGAGGATGCGGTCGAGCGTCAGCACCTTGCCCATCGGGTGAGTCGGCTCGCATTCCAGCGCGAGCCATTGCTCCTCCAGCCAGCGGTTGGCGGCCTCGCGCGGCAGCGTGGCATGGGTGAAAAGCTCGTATTCGCGGTGGCGATCGAAGACGACGGTGACGATGCTGGGCATGGCGGCTTCCTTTCGTGGCTGACGGTGCAATTCTGGGGGGCATGCCCGCGGAAGAATAGTCGCCGGGGCGACAATCGCCGGCTGCATGTTGCAGGGCGGCATAATACGCATCCGCCACCGCTTTCGTGCTCCACATCATGCTGCCGCAAATCCTGATCATCCCGCTCGTCGTGCTCATCACCGCCTGCGGTCGGGAAAGCCCGCCGACCGTTGCCGTCCCGTCAGCGCCGATTTTCGCGCTCAGCACCGTGGCCGAGGTGGCGTTCTACCCTGAGCGCAGCGCGCCGGCAAGCGTCGTCGGCAAGCACGAGGCGCGCCTGTCGGCGGAAGTTGCGGCGCCGATTCAGGCCATCCCCGTGGATGTCGGCCAGACGGTAAAGAAAGGCCAGGTGGTCGTGCGGCTCGATGCGCGCGATGCCCAGCTGGCACTGGAACGCGCCCAGGCCGCTGTGGCCCAGGCCGAGGCGCGCCACGCCCTGGCGCGGGCCCAATTCGAGCGCGCCCGGGCGTTGCGCGAAAAGAATTTCATCTCGGCGGAAGCGCTGACGGTGCGCGAGACGGAGCTCGCCGCCGCCGTCGCCGATCTGCGCGCGGCGACGGCCCAGCGCGATACTGCGCGCCGTGCGCTGGAAAAACACACGCTGCGCGCGCCGTTCGATGCGGTGGTACGCGAGCGGCGTGGCCAGGTCGGGGAACTCGCCGCGCCCGGCACCGTCCTGTTGACACTGGTGTCGCACACCGAACTGGAACTGGCCGCGCAGCTGCAGCCGCGTGACGCGCAATCCCTGCAGCGTGCCGTCTCGGCAGCGCCAATTTTCGAGAGCGCGACGGGCCGCTACGAACTGAAGCCGCTGCGCGTCTCCCCTGCGGTGAACCGCGAATCGCGCAGCATCGAAGCACGTTTGGCCTTCGTCGGGCCAGCGCCGGCGGCAGGGAGCGAGGGCCGGCTGGTGTGGCGCGAGGCGCAGGCGCATCTGCCGGCCGAGCTGCTGGTGCAACGCGCAGGGCGGCTTGGCGTGTTCGTCGTCGAAGGGGGCAAGGCGCGTTTCCATGCGCTGCCGCAGGCGCAGGAAGGCCGGCCCGCACCGCTCGATCTGCCTGCGGATGCGCGCATCGTGACGCAGGGACGTCATGCCGTGCAGGATGGCCAAGCCCTGCCATGAAGCTCTACCGGCGCCTGCTCGAAAACCATCCGCTCGCCAACATCGCCTTCGTGGTGGTGTTGCTGCTCGGCGCTTACAGTTATCTCACCATGCCGCGCGAGCAGGACCCGGAGATCAACTTCAACTGGGTGATGATCACCACGGTGCTGCCCGGCGCCTCGGCCGAGGATGTCGAAAAACGGGTGACCAAGCCGCTCGAAGACGCGATCAAGGGGGTGGCGGACGTGCGCTTTTCCTCCTCATCGTCGCGCGAGGGAGTATCGAACATCCTGGTGCGCTTCCGCGAGATTTCCGAGCGCGTGTTCGACAAGCGCGTCAACGATCTGCGGCGCGAGATCCAGAACAAGGCGAAGAGCGAATTGCCCAGCGAGGCGAAAGAGCCGCGTGTGCTGGAGATCACCACCTCGAACGGTTTCCCGACCGCGCTGGTGCTCGTCACCGGACAGGCGGCCGACGAGGTGCTGAGAAACCGCGCGCGATTACTGCGTGACGCCTTCGAGCGCATGCTGGGCATCGACCAGGTGTTCGCCACCGGCCTGCGCGATCCCGAGTTCTTGGTCGAATATGACCCGGCCGCGCTGACAAACCGGGGATTGAATGGCAGCGATGTCGCCGATGCAGCGTTCGCCTGGTTTCGCGATACTTTCGCCGGCAAGCTGGAAACCGGCCAAGGCGATGCCCGCGCAGCCTGGCTGGTGCGCGTGGTGGGGCAGGATGTCGATCCGGAGCGCATCGCGCAGATCCCGGTCGGTCGCGCCGGCACGCCGTTGGCGAGCGTCGCGGAAGTCTCGCGGGCGCGCGCCAAGGCCGGCTCTCTGGCGAGTTACGCGGGCCAGCCGGCGGTAATGCTGGCGATCACCAAGAAAAGCCGCACCAACACGCTGGAGCTCATCGAGCGCATCAACCGCTTCATCGCCGAAAAGAACCCGCACCTTGCCGGCGAGGGCCTCGAATTGAAGCTGCTCGATGACCAGACGCCGAAAACCCGTGCCTCGATTGCGATCATGGAGGCGAATGCGCTCGTCGGCCTGTTGGTGGTGCTGGGAATGTGCTGGATATTCCTTGGCACGCGCATCGCCTTGCTCGTGGCGCTGGGCGTGCCTTTCGCGCTGGCGGGTACCTTCGCCGTGCTCGGCGGCCTCGGCTACACGGTGAACCTCTCGGTGCTGCTCGGCGTGGTGATTGCGCTGGGCATGCTGGTCGACGATGCGGTGGTCGTCGTCGAGTCAATCTACTACCGGATGCAACGGGGCTTCGATGCGCTGGCTGCCAGCCTTGCCGCGATGCGCGAGGTGTTCGCGCCGGTCACCGCCTCGGTGCTGACGACGATGGCGGCTTTTCTGCCGCTGATGCTCTTGCCGGGCATCGTCGGCAAGTTCATGTTCATCATTCCCTTCATCGTCACGCTCGCCCTCGCCATCAGCCTGATCGAAGCCTACTGGATTCTGCCGGTGCATGTGGTGACGGCGACACGGCAGGCCCCACCGCCGGCCGACGACTGGCGCGCCCGCTTCAACCATCTGTTGCGCGTGAAATATGCGCGCTGGCTGATTGCCGTGCTGCGTTGGCCGAGGCTGTCCGTGGCGGTGATGCTGCTGTTGTTGGCCGGTGCAGTCGCCGCGGTGGCGAGCGGACTGGTGCGCGTGCAGTTCTTTGCCTTCGATCCGCTGCGGCTGTTCTATGTCAGCGTCGACATGCCGGCCGGCGCGCCGATCGAACAGAGCCTGCGTGAGGCGCAGAAGATCGAGGCACGCGTGAAGCAACATCTGCAACCCGGCGAGGCGCGCAATACCGCCGCCTATGCCGGCGTGAAATTTACCGATACCGAACCGCTGTATGGCGAAGCCTACGGGCAGGTGGTGGTTTCATTGCTCCCCACAGAAGGCGGCCGCAGCGTTCCGGAGATCGTCGCGGCGATGCGCGCAGACATCGAGTCGATGGAGAGTCCCGGCAAGATCAGTTTCACGATGCTCTCGGGCGGTCCGCCCGTCACCCGACCGATCCGTGTGCGCGTGCGCGGCGACGATCCGCTCGAGCTGCGGGCCGCGGCCGATGCGCTGGCTGCCATCGTGCGCGCGGTGCCAGGCGCGAAGGACGTGGTCGATGACGACATTCCGGGCCGGCCGCAGCTGGTGCTGGAACTCGACCGCGAGGCCTTGCGCGCGGCGGGGCTGGATGCCGCCAAGGTGGCGCGGCTGGTGCGTCTCGCCGTCGATGGCGAGATCGTCGCCATCACGCGCGACCGCGGCGAGAAGGTGGAGCTGCGCGTGCGCGCCCGGCATCGGGGCGACGGCACGCTCGGCGCCGATATCTTCGATCTGCTGAATGACCCGGTGGCGCTGCCCAATGGCCAGACGACCACGCTCGGTGCCCTGCTGCGCGCCGAGACGAAGATCGGCAAGGGGGTGATCAAGCACTACAACCTGGCGCGCGCGATCACCGTCGAGGCCGATCTCGACAAGAAGGTCACCGACACGCTGACGGCCAACCGGTTAATCGCCGAGGGTTGGCAAAAGGTTGCCGCGCAGTTTCCGAATACCAGCATCGATTTTTCCGGAGAGATGGAGGACATCCGCGAGAGTCTCGCCGCGATGCCCTGGCTGTTCCTGCTCGGCGTCGGGCTGATCTATCTGATCCTCGCCGCGCAGTTCAGGAGCTACTGGCAGCCGCTGTTGATCCTCGTCACCGTGCCGCTCGCCTTCACCGGCGTCGCCTTCGGCCTGCTGATTTCACGCAACCCGTTGTCGCTGTACACTCTCTATGGCGTGATCGCGCTGACGGGCATTGCGGTGAATTCCGCGATCGTGCTGATCGATGCCGCCAACGAACGCTTACGCAGTGGCATGAGTGTGCTGCATGCCGCAGTGTATGCTGCACGCCGGCGCGTGGTGCCGATCCTGATCACCTCGACGACGACGGTCGGCGGACTGTTCTCGCTCGCCTTCGGCCTGGCCGGCAAATCGCTGCTCTGGGGGCCGGTGGCGCAGTCGATCGTCTGGGGGCTGACCATCTCCACCATGCTGACCCTGTTCGTGATCCCCTTGTTGTATTGGATGGCCATGCGCCGTCGGGAAGCTGTGCAATGAAATACTGGATCCTGCTGACACTCCCGCTGCTGGTCGCCTGCGGTGAAAAAACGCCGCCGGCAGACAAGATCGATACCGGCCCGAAACTGGTGAAGGCGCTCAAAATCGGCGCTGACAGGACGGCACGTGAGCATCTCTACAGCGGCGAAGTGCGCGCGCGCATCGAATCCACACCGGGTTTCCGCGTCGGCGGCAAGATGATCGAACGGCTCGTCGATGTCGGCGCGCGGGTCAAGCCGGGGCAGCCGCTCGCCCGACTCGATGCGAGCGATCTGCGCTTGGCATATACCCAGGCCGAGGCCAATGCCGCGCTCGCCGCCGATGAATTGAAGCGCGCCGAAGGCCTGCGCCGCCAGAACTTCATCAGCCAGGCGGCGCTGGAAGCCAAACAAACTGCCGCGACGGCGGCGCGGGCGCAAGCCGATCTGGCCAAAAACCAGGTGGCTTACGCCACCCTCGTCGCCGATACGGCCGGCGTGATCACCGCGGTTTTGGCCGAGCCGGGCCAGGTGCTCGCCGCCGGCCAGCCGGTGTTGCGCATCGCCCGTGATGGCGAGCGCGAGGTGGCGATTGCGATTCCCGAAGCGCAACTTTCCGGTCTCAAGATCGGCGCGGCGGCCACGGTGGAGCTGTGGGCCGGCAAGACCTATCGCGGCAAGTTGCGCGAGCTCGCGCCGGCGGCCGATCCGGCGAGCCGCACCTATGCGGCGCGCGTGACCATCATCGATGCCGATGACGATGTCGCCTTGGGCCGGACGGCGACGGTGCGCTTCATGAGCGCCGCGCCGGAGGAAATCGTCGTGCCGCTTACGGCCATCTTGCAACAAGGCGAACGACCGGCCGTCTGGGTGGTCGGTACCGATGGCGTGGTCGGCTTGCGCCCGATCGAAGTCAGTCGCTATAGCGATCGCGGTGCGGTCGTCACTGCTGGCCTCGAAGTGGGCGAAACCATCGTCGCCGCCGGCGCCTTCAAGCTCGCGGCCGGCGAAAAAGTGCGGGTGGCAGCTCCATGATCGGTCCGAACCTCTCCGAATGGTCGATCAACCATCGCTCGATGGCGCTCTACCTGATCATCGTCTTGATGGTCGGCGGCGCACTCGCCTTCCTCAAACTCGGTCGCGCCGAGGATCCGGATTTCACTTTCAAGGTGATGGTGGTGAGAACGCTGTGGCCCGGCGCGACGGCGCGGGAAGTCGAAACCGAGCTCACCGAACGGCTGGAGCGCAAGTTGCAGGAAACGCCGTGGCTCGACATCCTCAAGTCGGCTTCGCGGCCGGGTGAATCGCTGATCTTCCTGCAGCTCAAGGATTACACGCCGAAGGCCGAGGTGCCGCAGGCCTGGCGGGTGGTCAGAAACAAGCTCGACGACATCCGCCCGACCTTGCCGGCAGGCGTGCGCGGGCCCTATCCGAACGACGAATTCGGCGACGTCTATGTGAACATCTACGCCCTGACCGGCGACGGCTACGACTTTGCCGAACTGCGCCGTGTGGCGATGGGCATCCAGAAGGCGCTGCGCAATCTGCCCGACGTCAAGAAAGTGGATTTGTTGGGTGTGCAGGACGAGAAGATCTACCTCGACATGGCGCCGCGGCGCTTGATGGCGCTGGGACTTTCGCCGGCGATGGTGGCCAATGCCTTGGCGCAGCAAAACGCCGTGCAGCCGGCCGGTTTCATCGAGACCGAGTCCGACCGCGTGCGCCTGCGCGTCACCGGCGCCTTTGCTACGGTGGAAGCGATTCGGGACACCGATCTGGTCATCGGCGGGCGCCACCTGCGCCTGGGCGATCTCGCCGAAGTCTCGCACGGCTATGCCGAGCCGCCCAATCCGCGCATGCGCGTCGATGGCAAGGACGCCGTCGGCATCGCGGTGGTGATGGCCAAAGGTG
This genomic interval from Sulfuricystis multivorans contains the following:
- a CDS encoding hydroxymethylglutaryl-CoA lyase, encoding MTLPTTARLVEVGPRDGLQNEPQFVPTATKIALIERLIDCGLECVEATAFVSPKWVPQMADAAEVLRGITYRPGICHPVLVPNEKGLEAALAAGAKEVAVFAAASEAFSQKNINCSIKESLERFRPVLARAKDAGIKVRGYVSCALGCPYQGEVQPIAVADLAWALFEMGCHEISLGDTIGTGTPEKTKALIDAVARRVPIKKLAGHFHDTYGMAIANIYAALQEGVNVFDASVGGLGGCPYAKGASGNVATEDVVWLLKGLGIDCGVDLDKLVDTAQWISMQLGREPASKVARALLAKRAA
- a CDS encoding DUF1289 domain-containing protein, which codes for MTSEELYPCIGVCLPDEDAAYCIGCGRPWGTPSPEGAVPPAPTFVDEAEPAPT
- a CDS encoding MBL fold metallo-hydrolase, with product MKPSPRLPETVRVIERGWLSSNNILLFDGDEATLIDSGYAGHAAQTVARVKSALAGRHLVRILNTHGHSDHIGGNAALKRAFGCAIFIPAGIEQYIRDWDEHALLLTPAAQRGERFDHDSVVHAGETLRMGGLDWRAYAAPGHDRDALVFHCPDARLLISGDALWENGFGIIFGELFGQPGALADTRATLDLIAGLEVEIVIPGHGQPFGDVPAALECAYQRLAAFEADPERMAKNALKACFVFNLLDLGGLPRPRLESYLAGVPLFRDVGTRLLGMDIATLADWLVSELKRGCALEEHDGMLLPTMAA
- a CDS encoding chorismate--pyruvate lyase family protein, translated to MRPMVASLPFPPHAALEMSRQEFRWKPDPALAGAPAWLRPWLADPGSLTARIVLRCTSFEVRVLGERRAPPLPDERTLIGLPLGRYAWTREVLLFANGLPVVFAHSVLAPRDLNGAWHMAQAIGSRPLGAALFADPSICRGPLSAARLTARHPLHRHAEQALGEPLPTLWARRSRFCRLGRPLLVTEVFLPGIARL
- the rapZ gene encoding RNase adapter RapZ; translated protein: MQLVLISGLSGSGKTIALNVLEDAGYFCVDNLPAALLSGLAGHLLREGHARVAVAIDMRGGSGIAALPAQLKQLAAHRIDVRFLFLDARDDVLIQRFSETRRRHPLASGDKTLAEAIAEERAALETLKSLGHRIDTSHLRPNALRAMVKDFIDLQGDGAGLILLFQSFGFKHGLPLDADLVFDVRCLPNPHYDPLLRPLTGRDAAVIEFLEAQPEVMQMFADIRQFLETWLPAYIRDNRAYLTVALGCTGGQHRSVWFAERLAAHFRHKARVLVRHRSLIE
- a CDS encoding NusG domain II-containing protein, which translates into the protein MKHWLALMRSGDWLTVALGTLLVMSAFALAWTGGRPERAVIRVEGKVVAEFPLDAPRRFSARGPLGETVIEIAPGRARVLSDPGPRQYCVQQGWLIRPNAIAICAPNHVSLSLSGREPNHDSLNY
- a CDS encoding Gx transporter family protein; protein product: MTASTIELKVTETDRRIARYAAAAIALAVAEGALPSPLPGIKPGLANIVVLIVLMRHGWREAAWVSLLRVVAGSLLIGQFLAPGFFLALAGALASLAMLLLASRLPRRWFGAVTASVLAAFAHVGGQLLLARLWLVPHDGVFLLAPLFGASALVFGIVNGLIAARLLEQPT
- a CDS encoding flavin prenyltransferase UbiX — encoded protein: MKTIAVAWTGASGLPYGLRLVECLIEAGCRVWLFYSPAAQIVAKQECDLVLPAQPREAQRELAQRIGDGKGLLTVFGREDWMAPPASGSNPPDAYVICPCTMGTLAEVAAGTAKDLITRAADVVLKEGRPLILVPRETPLSMIHLENMLKLSRAGAVILPPSPGFYHRPADIQGLVDFVVARILDRLGIVHALMPRWGAERD
- a CDS encoding LON peptidase substrate-binding domain-containing protein; this encodes MELPLFLLNVVLHSGGRMELRVFETRYMDMVKECLRRNAPFGVCLIAQGSDLAVPGRSTAEPRAVGTLATIADWQMPHLGILHIVTHGGQRFRILSWRRERSGLVRARVELLPEPPVSPIPGDYARLVPMLRQLIESLEDQPPKPHRFYDAAWVADRWAELLPLPMDKRQEILELDDGVARLDAIYRFLEES
- a CDS encoding efflux RND transporter periplasmic adaptor subunit, which gives rise to MLPQILIIPLVVLITACGRESPPTVAVPSAPIFALSTVAEVAFYPERSAPASVVGKHEARLSAEVAAPIQAIPVDVGQTVKKGQVVVRLDARDAQLALERAQAAVAQAEARHALARAQFERARALREKNFISAEALTVRETELAAAVADLRAATAQRDTARRALEKHTLRAPFDAVVRERRGQVGELAAPGTVLLTLVSHTELELAAQLQPRDAQSLQRAVSAAPIFESATGRYELKPLRVSPAVNRESRSIEARLAFVGPAPAAGSEGRLVWREAQAHLPAELLVQRAGRLGVFVVEGGKARFHALPQAQEGRPAPLDLPADARIVTQGRHAVQDGQALP